In Oncorhynchus gorbuscha isolate QuinsamMale2020 ecotype Even-year linkage group LG02, OgorEven_v1.0, whole genome shotgun sequence, a single genomic region encodes these proteins:
- the LOC124000855 gene encoding COUP transcription factor 2-like isoform X1, which yields MAMVVWRGSQDDVSESQGTLSSQSQGGLSLPTPQMNLSGSQVAPPTPQTTVQGPPNNTVQSTPTNQTMQSEKQQPQHIECVVCGDKSSGKHYGQFTCEGCKSFFKRSVRRNLSYTCRANRNCPIDQHHRNQCQYCRLKKCLKVGMRREVSLFTAAVQRGRMPPTQPHHGQFALTNGDPLHCHSYLSGYISLLLRAEPYPTSRYGSQCMQPNNIMGIENICELAARMLFSAVEWARNIPFFPDLQITDQVALLRLTWSELFVLNAAQCSMPLHVAPLLAAAGLHASPMSADRVVAFMDHIRIFQEQVEKLKVLHVDSAEYSCLKAIVLFTSDACGLSDVAHVESLQEKSQCALEEYVRSQYPNQPTRFGKLLLRLPSLRTVSSSVIEQLFFVRLVGKTPIETLIRDMLLSGSSFNWPYMSIQ from the exons ATGGCAATGGTAGTGTGGAGAGGCTCCCAGGACGATGTGTCTGAGTCCCAAGGTACCCTTTCTTCGCAATCTCAAGGAGGACTATCCCTTCCGACCCCTCAGATGAATCTGTCAGGCTCTCAGGTCGCCCCTCCGACCCCTCAGACAACCGTCCAAGGACCCCCGAACAACACTGTACAGTCTACGCCGACAAACCAGACGATGCAGTCGGAGAAACAGCAGCCACAGCACATAGAATGCGTTGTTTGCGGGGATAAATCTAGTGGTAAACACTATGGCCAGTTTACTTGCGAGGGGTGCAAAAGCTTCTTCAAACGGAGCGTACGAAGGAACCTCAGTTACACATGCCGTGCCAACAGGAATTGTCCCATTGACCAGCACCATCGCAATCAGTGTCAGTACTGCCGCCTCAAAAAATGTCTGAAAGTTGGCATGAGACGGGAAG TTTCTCTTTTTACTGCAGCGGTGCAACGGGGACGGATGCCACCCACACAGCCACACCATGGTCAGTTCGCCTTGACAAATGGGGACCCACTGCACTGCCATTCCTACTTATCCGGATATATATCTCTACTGCTACGAGCGGAGCCCTACCCAACGTCCCGGTATGGCAGTCAATGCATGCAACCCAACAACATCATGGGCATCGAGAACATATGTGAACTGGCGGCCAGGATGCTGTTCAGTGCCGTGGAGTGGGCCAGGAATATCCCCTTCTTTCCAGACCTTCAGATTACTGACCAGGTGGCTCTTCTGCGGTTGACCTGGAGTGAGTTATTTGTGCTCAACGCCGCACAGTGCTCCATGCCTCTCCATGTGGCTCCACTTCTGGCGGCGGCTGGCCTACACGCCTCCCCCATGTCTGCGGACAGAGTGGTTGCCTTTATGGACCACATTAGGATCTTCCAAGAACAAGTGGAAAAGCTGAAAGTTTTGCACGTTGACTCTGCTGAATACAGCTGCTTGAAGGCAATTGTGCTCTTCACTTCAG acGCTTGTGGCCTCTCAGATGTGGCCCATGTGGAAAGTTTGCAAGAGAAGTCCCAGTGCGCCCTGGAGGAATATGTTCGGAGCCAGTATCCCAACCAGCCAACACGATTTGGGAAGTTGTTACTTCGCTTGCCTTCACTGCGCACAGTGTCTTCATCGGTCATAGAGCAATTGTTTTTCGTCCGATTGGTAGGTAAAACCCCAATTGAAACCCTCATCAGGGATATGTTGCTTTCGGGGAGCAGTTTTAACTGGCCCTACATGTCAATTCAGTAA
- the LOC124000855 gene encoding COUP transcription factor 2-like isoform X2, translated as MAMVVWRGSQDDVSESQGTLSSQSQGGLSLPTPQMNLSGSQVAPPTPQTTVQGPPNNTVQSTPTNQTMQSEKQQPQHIECVVCGDKSSGKHYGQFTCEGCKSFFKRSVRRNLSYTCRANRNCPIDQHHRNQCQYCRLKKCLKVGMRREAVQRGRMPPTQPHHGQFALTNGDPLHCHSYLSGYISLLLRAEPYPTSRYGSQCMQPNNIMGIENICELAARMLFSAVEWARNIPFFPDLQITDQVALLRLTWSELFVLNAAQCSMPLHVAPLLAAAGLHASPMSADRVVAFMDHIRIFQEQVEKLKVLHVDSAEYSCLKAIVLFTSDACGLSDVAHVESLQEKSQCALEEYVRSQYPNQPTRFGKLLLRLPSLRTVSSSVIEQLFFVRLVGKTPIETLIRDMLLSGSSFNWPYMSIQ; from the exons ATGGCAATGGTAGTGTGGAGAGGCTCCCAGGACGATGTGTCTGAGTCCCAAGGTACCCTTTCTTCGCAATCTCAAGGAGGACTATCCCTTCCGACCCCTCAGATGAATCTGTCAGGCTCTCAGGTCGCCCCTCCGACCCCTCAGACAACCGTCCAAGGACCCCCGAACAACACTGTACAGTCTACGCCGACAAACCAGACGATGCAGTCGGAGAAACAGCAGCCACAGCACATAGAATGCGTTGTTTGCGGGGATAAATCTAGTGGTAAACACTATGGCCAGTTTACTTGCGAGGGGTGCAAAAGCTTCTTCAAACGGAGCGTACGAAGGAACCTCAGTTACACATGCCGTGCCAACAGGAATTGTCCCATTGACCAGCACCATCGCAATCAGTGTCAGTACTGCCGCCTCAAAAAATGTCTGAAAGTTGGCATGAGACGGGAAG CGGTGCAACGGGGACGGATGCCACCCACACAGCCACACCATGGTCAGTTCGCCTTGACAAATGGGGACCCACTGCACTGCCATTCCTACTTATCCGGATATATATCTCTACTGCTACGAGCGGAGCCCTACCCAACGTCCCGGTATGGCAGTCAATGCATGCAACCCAACAACATCATGGGCATCGAGAACATATGTGAACTGGCGGCCAGGATGCTGTTCAGTGCCGTGGAGTGGGCCAGGAATATCCCCTTCTTTCCAGACCTTCAGATTACTGACCAGGTGGCTCTTCTGCGGTTGACCTGGAGTGAGTTATTTGTGCTCAACGCCGCACAGTGCTCCATGCCTCTCCATGTGGCTCCACTTCTGGCGGCGGCTGGCCTACACGCCTCCCCCATGTCTGCGGACAGAGTGGTTGCCTTTATGGACCACATTAGGATCTTCCAAGAACAAGTGGAAAAGCTGAAAGTTTTGCACGTTGACTCTGCTGAATACAGCTGCTTGAAGGCAATTGTGCTCTTCACTTCAG acGCTTGTGGCCTCTCAGATGTGGCCCATGTGGAAAGTTTGCAAGAGAAGTCCCAGTGCGCCCTGGAGGAATATGTTCGGAGCCAGTATCCCAACCAGCCAACACGATTTGGGAAGTTGTTACTTCGCTTGCCTTCACTGCGCACAGTGTCTTCATCGGTCATAGAGCAATTGTTTTTCGTCCGATTGGTAGGTAAAACCCCAATTGAAACCCTCATCAGGGATATGTTGCTTTCGGGGAGCAGTTTTAACTGGCCCTACATGTCAATTCAGTAA
- the LOC124000855 gene encoding COUP transcription factor 2-like isoform X3 yields MLHAADESTYAFAVQRGRMPPTQPHHGQFALTNGDPLHCHSYLSGYISLLLRAEPYPTSRYGSQCMQPNNIMGIENICELAARMLFSAVEWARNIPFFPDLQITDQVALLRLTWSELFVLNAAQCSMPLHVAPLLAAAGLHASPMSADRVVAFMDHIRIFQEQVEKLKVLHVDSAEYSCLKAIVLFTSDACGLSDVAHVESLQEKSQCALEEYVRSQYPNQPTRFGKLLLRLPSLRTVSSSVIEQLFFVRLVGKTPIETLIRDMLLSGSSFNWPYMSIQ; encoded by the exons CGGTGCAACGGGGACGGATGCCACCCACACAGCCACACCATGGTCAGTTCGCCTTGACAAATGGGGACCCACTGCACTGCCATTCCTACTTATCCGGATATATATCTCTACTGCTACGAGCGGAGCCCTACCCAACGTCCCGGTATGGCAGTCAATGCATGCAACCCAACAACATCATGGGCATCGAGAACATATGTGAACTGGCGGCCAGGATGCTGTTCAGTGCCGTGGAGTGGGCCAGGAATATCCCCTTCTTTCCAGACCTTCAGATTACTGACCAGGTGGCTCTTCTGCGGTTGACCTGGAGTGAGTTATTTGTGCTCAACGCCGCACAGTGCTCCATGCCTCTCCATGTGGCTCCACTTCTGGCGGCGGCTGGCCTACACGCCTCCCCCATGTCTGCGGACAGAGTGGTTGCCTTTATGGACCACATTAGGATCTTCCAAGAACAAGTGGAAAAGCTGAAAGTTTTGCACGTTGACTCTGCTGAATACAGCTGCTTGAAGGCAATTGTGCTCTTCACTTCAG acGCTTGTGGCCTCTCAGATGTGGCCCATGTGGAAAGTTTGCAAGAGAAGTCCCAGTGCGCCCTGGAGGAATATGTTCGGAGCCAGTATCCCAACCAGCCAACACGATTTGGGAAGTTGTTACTTCGCTTGCCTTCACTGCGCACAGTGTCTTCATCGGTCATAGAGCAATTGTTTTTCGTCCGATTGGTAGGTAAAACCCCAATTGAAACCCTCATCAGGGATATGTTGCTTTCGGGGAGCAGTTTTAACTGGCCCTACATGTCAATTCAGTAA